One window from the genome of Tachysurus vachellii isolate PV-2020 chromosome 5, HZAU_Pvac_v1, whole genome shotgun sequence encodes:
- the hoxa2b gene encoding homeobox protein Hox-A2b isoform X2, translated as MTVGGSYVTIPRLNPGSHPRQSRPKQNPNGVCPLPAASLPPEYPWMKEKKASKKNQTSAAATTDPAPLYFSPEGSPEVSDGGGGGGGTRRLRTAYTNTQLLELEKEFHFNKYLCRPRRVEIAALLDLTERQVKVWFQNRRMKHKRQTQCKENQNGETRATSLEENTAHGKVFYEQSGTNAVSGALLENESYAFQQNTTQNGHNGDSPSSTVSPLNSNDKNLKHFPNPSPTVPVCAPTMAMDGAAARDNSTSPGLDGPMHDFHVFSTDSCLHLSDAISPSVSETVDSPMGLGTDSFDFFSETLTTIDLQHLNY; from the exons ATGACGGTTGGTGGATCTTATGTG ACCATTCCCAGGCTGAACCCGGGCAGCCATCCTCGCCAGAGCCGCCCAAAGCAGAACCCGAACGGCGTGTGCCCGCTGCCCGCCGCCTCGTTACCCCCGGAGTACCCGTGGATGAAGGAGAAAAAAGCTTCAAAGAAAAACCAGACCTCAGCTGCAGCCACAACCGACCCTGCACCACTCTACTTCTCTCCGGAAG GTTCGCCGGAGGTTTCTGATGGTGGCGGAGGTGGCGGTGGCACACGCAGACTGAGAACGGcctacaccaacacacagctgCTGGAGCTCGAGAAAGAGTTCCACTTCAACAAGTACCTGTGCCGACCACGGAGGGTAGAGATCGCCGCGTTGCTGGACCTCACGGAGAGGCAAGTAAAAGTTTGGTTTCAGAACCGGCGCATGAAGCATAAGCGCCAGACGCAGTGCAAGGAGAACCAGAACGGCGAGACGAGAGCTACGAGCCTGGAGGAAAACACAGCCCATGGCAAGGTTTTTTACGAACAATCAGGAACGAACGCCGTTTCCGGGGCTCTCTTGGAGAACGAGAGTTACGCGTTCCAGCAGAACACTACGCAAAATGGACACAATGGAGACTCTCCAAGCTCTACTGTTTCGCCCCTGAACAGCAATGACAAAAATCTGAAACATTTTCCCAACCCGTCACCCACTGTTCCCGTGTGCGCCCCTACAATGGCTATGGACGGCGCAGCTGCTAGGGACAATAGCACTTCCCCAGGCCTGGACGGCCCCATGCACGACTTTCACGTTTTCTCCACAGATTCCTGCCTGCATCTTTCAGATGCCATCTCTCCGAGTGTGTCTGAGACGGTGGACAGCCCCATGGGTTTAGGAACGGACTCATTTGATTTCTTCTCGGAGACGCTGACGACGATCGACTTACAACATTTGAATTACTAA
- the hoxa2b gene encoding homeobox protein Hox-A2b isoform X1 encodes MNYEFERETGFINSQPSLAECLTSFPPVADAFQSSSIKSSTLSRSTLIPPPFEQTIPRLNPGSHPRQSRPKQNPNGVCPLPAASLPPEYPWMKEKKASKKNQTSAAATTDPAPLYFSPEGSPEVSDGGGGGGGTRRLRTAYTNTQLLELEKEFHFNKYLCRPRRVEIAALLDLTERQVKVWFQNRRMKHKRQTQCKENQNGETRATSLEENTAHGKVFYEQSGTNAVSGALLENESYAFQQNTTQNGHNGDSPSSTVSPLNSNDKNLKHFPNPSPTVPVCAPTMAMDGAAARDNSTSPGLDGPMHDFHVFSTDSCLHLSDAISPSVSETVDSPMGLGTDSFDFFSETLTTIDLQHLNY; translated from the exons ATGAATTACGAATTCGAGCGAGAGACGGGGTTTATCAATAGTCAGCCGTCGCTCGCTGAGTGCCTGACATCTTTTCCCCCTGTCGCTGATGCATTTCAAAGTTCATCAATCAAGAGCTCGACGCTTTCACGCTCGACACTGATTCCTCCTCCTTTCGAGCAGACCATTCCCAGGCTGAACCCGGGCAGCCATCCTCGCCAGAGCCGCCCAAAGCAGAACCCGAACGGCGTGTGCCCGCTGCCCGCCGCCTCGTTACCCCCGGAGTACCCGTGGATGAAGGAGAAAAAAGCTTCAAAGAAAAACCAGACCTCAGCTGCAGCCACAACCGACCCTGCACCACTCTACTTCTCTCCGGAAG GTTCGCCGGAGGTTTCTGATGGTGGCGGAGGTGGCGGTGGCACACGCAGACTGAGAACGGcctacaccaacacacagctgCTGGAGCTCGAGAAAGAGTTCCACTTCAACAAGTACCTGTGCCGACCACGGAGGGTAGAGATCGCCGCGTTGCTGGACCTCACGGAGAGGCAAGTAAAAGTTTGGTTTCAGAACCGGCGCATGAAGCATAAGCGCCAGACGCAGTGCAAGGAGAACCAGAACGGCGAGACGAGAGCTACGAGCCTGGAGGAAAACACAGCCCATGGCAAGGTTTTTTACGAACAATCAGGAACGAACGCCGTTTCCGGGGCTCTCTTGGAGAACGAGAGTTACGCGTTCCAGCAGAACACTACGCAAAATGGACACAATGGAGACTCTCCAAGCTCTACTGTTTCGCCCCTGAACAGCAATGACAAAAATCTGAAACATTTTCCCAACCCGTCACCCACTGTTCCCGTGTGCGCCCCTACAATGGCTATGGACGGCGCAGCTGCTAGGGACAATAGCACTTCCCCAGGCCTGGACGGCCCCATGCACGACTTTCACGTTTTCTCCACAGATTCCTGCCTGCATCTTTCAGATGCCATCTCTCCGAGTGTGTCTGAGACGGTGGACAGCCCCATGGGTTTAGGAACGGACTCATTTGATTTCTTCTCGGAGACGCTGACGACGATCGACTTACAACATTTGAATTACTAA
- the skap2 gene encoding src kinase-associated phosphoprotein 2 isoform X1 has protein sequence MKSIPEDLSTLVSDLEAFLTEVLKGENLSKKAKEKRDAFIKRIKEVKASYPQDFKEKRDEEWDEIDEADSNNDGCSLQSERMDRDDEPAYDGVQQAPPIAAQDLQAVFKSGYLEKRRKDHSFFGTEWQKRWCALSIHTFYYYGNEKDKQQKGEFNISGYAVKMNNTLRKDSKKDCCFEISAPDKRVYQFCASTQKEAEEWVEQISFVIKDMEGIIPLEEEQDTYDDCLPLNMNLNTASVPAPIDDDIYEELPEEEVPHTNKPAPEPVSKPPIAPPVTAVNKSTDYQNYFQGLWDCSGDQPDELSFKRGDAIYILSKEYDTFGWWVGEMKGVIGIVPKSYLTELYIL, from the exons ATGAAGTCCATACCGGAGGATTTATCCACACTCGTTTCAG ATTTGGAAGCATTTTTGACAGAAGTTCTGAAAGGAGAAAATCTGAGcaagaaagcaaaagaaaaaagagatgcttttataaagagaataaaggagGTCAAAGCCAG ttaccCGCAGGATTTCAAGGAAAAAC GAGATGAAGAGTGGGATGAGATTGACGAAGCAGACAGCAACAATGATGGCTGTTCGCTGCAATCTGAGCGCATGGATAGAGATGACGAGCCAGCATATGATG GCGTTCAGCAGGCCCCTCCAATAGCAGCTCAAGATCTTCAAGCTGTGTTTAAGAGTGGTTACCTGGAAAAACGACGAAAGG ATCACAGCTTCTTTGGCACAGAGTGGCAGAAGAGATGGTGTGCTCTGAGCATCCACACATTCTATTATTATGGCAATGAGAAAG ATAAACAGCAGAAGGGAGAGTTTAATATAAGCGGTTATGCTGTCAAAATGAACAACACATTGCGCAAAGATTCCAAGAAAGACTGCTGCTTTGAAATATCTGCTCCTGACAAACGTGTGTACCAG tTCTGTGCCTCCACACAGAAAGAGGCAGAGGAATGGGTAGAGCAGATTAGCTTTGTGATCAAAG ACATGGAAGGCATCATTCCTTTGGAGGAGGAACAGGACACATATGATGACTGCTTACCTCTGaatatgaatttaaatacaGCTTCCGTGCCTGCACCCATTGATGACGATATCTATGAGGAGCTTCCTG AGGAGGAGGTGCCTCACACTAATAAACCAGCACCAGAGCCAGTCAGCAAACCCCCCATAGCACCTCCAGTGACAG CAGTAAATAAGAGCACAGACTACCAGAACTACTTCCAGGGTTTGTGGGACTGCAGTGGAGACCAACCTGATGAACTGTCTTTCAAGAGAGGGGATGCCATCTACATCCTCAGCAAG GAATATGATACTTTTGGCTGGTGGGTTGGAGAGATGAAAGGTGTCATTGGTATAGTGCCTAAAAGCTACTTGACAGAGCTTTACATTTTGTGA
- the skap2 gene encoding src kinase-associated phosphoprotein 2 isoform X2, translating into MKSIPEDLSTLVSDLEAFLTEVLKGENLSKKAKEKRDAFIKRIKEVKASYPQDFKEKRDEEWDEIDEADSNNDGCSLQSERMDRDDEPAYDGVQQAPPIAAQDLQAVFKSGYLEKRRKDHSFFGTEWQKRWCALSIHTFYYYGNEKDKQQKGEFNISGYAVKMNNTLRKDSKKDCCFEISAPDKRVYQFCASTQKEAEEWVEQISFVIKDMEGIIPLEEEQDTYDDCLPLNMNLNTASVPAPIDDDIYEELPEEEVPHTNKPAPEPVSKPPIAPPVTVNKSTDYQNYFQGLWDCSGDQPDELSFKRGDAIYILSKEYDTFGWWVGEMKGVIGIVPKSYLTELYIL; encoded by the exons ATGAAGTCCATACCGGAGGATTTATCCACACTCGTTTCAG ATTTGGAAGCATTTTTGACAGAAGTTCTGAAAGGAGAAAATCTGAGcaagaaagcaaaagaaaaaagagatgcttttataaagagaataaaggagGTCAAAGCCAG ttaccCGCAGGATTTCAAGGAAAAAC GAGATGAAGAGTGGGATGAGATTGACGAAGCAGACAGCAACAATGATGGCTGTTCGCTGCAATCTGAGCGCATGGATAGAGATGACGAGCCAGCATATGATG GCGTTCAGCAGGCCCCTCCAATAGCAGCTCAAGATCTTCAAGCTGTGTTTAAGAGTGGTTACCTGGAAAAACGACGAAAGG ATCACAGCTTCTTTGGCACAGAGTGGCAGAAGAGATGGTGTGCTCTGAGCATCCACACATTCTATTATTATGGCAATGAGAAAG ATAAACAGCAGAAGGGAGAGTTTAATATAAGCGGTTATGCTGTCAAAATGAACAACACATTGCGCAAAGATTCCAAGAAAGACTGCTGCTTTGAAATATCTGCTCCTGACAAACGTGTGTACCAG tTCTGTGCCTCCACACAGAAAGAGGCAGAGGAATGGGTAGAGCAGATTAGCTTTGTGATCAAAG ACATGGAAGGCATCATTCCTTTGGAGGAGGAACAGGACACATATGATGACTGCTTACCTCTGaatatgaatttaaatacaGCTTCCGTGCCTGCACCCATTGATGACGATATCTATGAGGAGCTTCCTG AGGAGGAGGTGCCTCACACTAATAAACCAGCACCAGAGCCAGTCAGCAAACCCCCCATAGCACCTCCAGTGACAG TAAATAAGAGCACAGACTACCAGAACTACTTCCAGGGTTTGTGGGACTGCAGTGGAGACCAACCTGATGAACTGTCTTTCAAGAGAGGGGATGCCATCTACATCCTCAGCAAG GAATATGATACTTTTGGCTGGTGGGTTGGAGAGATGAAAGGTGTCATTGGTATAGTGCCTAAAAGCTACTTGACAGAGCTTTACATTTTGTGA
- the snx10b gene encoding sorting nexin-10B — translation MQELISVWVRDPRIQNEDFWHAYLDYEICIHTNSLAFNKKNSCVRRRYSEFVWLRQKLQENALLVVNLPELPPKNPFFSLNNARQIATRMEGLRNFLKEILHNPELLSDSCLHLFLQSQLSVKDIEACAEGKRHYTVTEAIQNSGSKTQRFGSDENSKEERETDSE, via the exons ATGCAGGAGTTAATCAGTGTGTGGGTCCGGGATCCTCGCATTCAAAATGAGGACTTCTGGCATGCATATCTGGATTATGAAATCTGCATACAT ACAAACAGCTTGGCCTTCAATAAGAAGAACTCTTGTGTGCGAAGGAGGTACAGTGAGTTTGTATGGTTGAGGCAGAAGCTGCAAGAGAATGCCTTGCTTGT AGTGAATCTACCTGAGCTTCCCCCAAAGAACCCCTTCTTCAGCCTCAACAATGCCAGACAGATCGCTACTCGCATGGAAGGACTAAGGAATTTCCTGAAAGA GATTCTGCACAACCCAGAGTTGCTGTCTGATAGCTGTCTGCACCTCTTTTTGCAATCTCAGCTGAGTGTAAAGGATATTGAGGCCTGTGCAGAGGGCAAGCGTCACTACACAGTCACTGAGGCCATTCAGAACTCTGGCTCAAAGACACAACGTTTTGGCTCCGATGAGAACTcaaaagaggagagagaaactGACTCAGAGTGA
- the cbx3b gene encoding chromobox protein homolog 3b isoform X2 → MRKKQNVKNRKAEETTVVQEFAVEKIIRRRVNDGKVEYYLKWKGFTDAENTWEPEDNLDCPELIEEFHRNMAVSGETEGKENLTLDSVIQPKEEQTELDADIHQPEKEQTMCETGESADRDTETTNNQPLIQEPERIIGSTDRHGQLMFLIKWKDTDDVALLSAREASVRWPKMVISFYEDKLSWHEEEEQ, encoded by the exons atgaggAAAAAGCAGAATGTGAAAAACAGGAAGGCAGAAGAGACAACAGTTGTGCAGGAGTTTGCTGTGGAAAAAATTATACGTCGAAGAGTCAATGATGGAAAAGTGGAATACTATCTGAAGTGGAAAGGATTCACTGA TGCTGAAAACACTTGGGAGCCAGAGGACAATCTGGACTGCCCCGAGCTGATTGAAGAGTTTCACAGAAACATGGCTGTCTCAGGTGAGACAGAAGGCAAGGAAAATCTCACACTGGATTCTGTTATTCAACCCAAAGAAGAACAGACAGAGCTGGATGCAGACATT CATCAGCCTGAGAAAGAGCAGACAATGTGTGAGACTGGGGAATCTGCAGATCGCGACACAGAGACCACCAACAACCAACCCCTAATACAAGAACCAGAACGCATCATTGGCTCCACTGATCGACACGGACAGCTCATGTTCCTAATCAAATG GAAAGACACAGACGATGTGGCGCTGCTGTCAGCCAGGGAGGCCAGTGTAAGATGGCCCAAGATGGTTATCAGTTTTTATGAGGATAAGCTGAGCTGGCATGAGGAAGAGGAACAGTGA
- the cbx3b gene encoding chromobox protein homolog 3b isoform X1, with protein MRKKQNVKNRKAEETTVVQEFAVEKIIRRRVNDGKVEYYLKWKGFTDAENTWEPEDNLDCPELIEEFHRNMAVSGETEGKENLTLDSVIQPKEEQTELDADIQHQPEKEQTMCETGESADRDTETTNNQPLIQEPERIIGSTDRHGQLMFLIKWKDTDDVALLSAREASVRWPKMVISFYEDKLSWHEEEEQ; from the exons atgaggAAAAAGCAGAATGTGAAAAACAGGAAGGCAGAAGAGACAACAGTTGTGCAGGAGTTTGCTGTGGAAAAAATTATACGTCGAAGAGTCAATGATGGAAAAGTGGAATACTATCTGAAGTGGAAAGGATTCACTGA TGCTGAAAACACTTGGGAGCCAGAGGACAATCTGGACTGCCCCGAGCTGATTGAAGAGTTTCACAGAAACATGGCTGTCTCAGGTGAGACAGAAGGCAAGGAAAATCTCACACTGGATTCTGTTATTCAACCCAAAGAAGAACAGACAGAGCTGGATGCAGACATT CAGCATCAGCCTGAGAAAGAGCAGACAATGTGTGAGACTGGGGAATCTGCAGATCGCGACACAGAGACCACCAACAACCAACCCCTAATACAAGAACCAGAACGCATCATTGGCTCCACTGATCGACACGGACAGCTCATGTTCCTAATCAAATG GAAAGACACAGACGATGTGGCGCTGCTGTCAGCCAGGGAGGCCAGTGTAAGATGGCCCAAGATGGTTATCAGTTTTTATGAGGATAAGCTGAGCTGGCATGAGGAAGAGGAACAGTGA